TTAATTTACCTACTTGCTGAAATTGGCTGTATTGAAAGTTTCGGCTGTTTTGATATTTCCTTAGTATTATAAGTCTAGCTTAGTATGGCCACTTACCATTCTTTGGGACTTCATCATTCTGTAAAATCTCAGTCTGTTCGTCAAAGAGTTCTGCAAAGTAAGATGACAATAGTCACTGTAGGCTTTCAAGAAACATACAAACccaacatacaaacatacaacatacaaacatagaacatacaaacatacaaatatacaacatACAAACCAAACATACAAACCAAACATAAGAAACTAACGCACACATGTATGCATGGAACAACGtacaaacaaaagaataaaCGCTTGTAACACATGTTTATGATTTAATATTACGAACCTGTGAAGTAAGTAATGTCTCCTTCAGTTAAGAGATCGACGTCGTTGCCAGTAAAAGGACTCCGTGATTTTTCTGAGGACAAGATGGACTGTGTTTTCATATTTGTCGGTTTGGTTGTGTCCTCTGAAGGCCCTCCTGAAGGTATGACGGACCCGTCAGTTGATTGATTTCTTTCCTCTGTAATTGCAGGAACCGAAATAGTAGATGAAGAAGCGATTGTTGTTGCTAACTTCGATTTAGTTGGTGCTACCGTGGTAACAAGAACTGTAGTCGTGTGAACAACTGGTTTTGAAGTTATCACACTTGATGTGGTTAATGGTGTGATTGGTTTGGTTGTTGTTTGTGATAATATCTTGAACGTTGCTGCTGGAGTTAACTTTTGTGTTGGTCGTTTAGGTGTTGTCGATGTAGCTGTGGTCATGGTAACCGTCGTTCTTTGTGGTATCTCTGTTTTATAGTGAAGCACAAGCAATCATATAgtcaaatattcaaatttgttcaAAACGTCTGTATTTATATAGCATAGCCATGATGTAAGAAAGACAGAGTGTGaaataaaatatcgctgtaagAATCCCCCCACACCTCCCACCCTCACTTTCCGACCGTAACCCCTTCCACAAAAGAGATTTGTCTTTGGCTGATCAAATACGACTAAATATAATATTCTTCGATCGTGCCCCACCCCTCCGCCTACCCCTCCGCCCACCCCTCCCAGTACCCATCGactaacgccccccccccagtcatCTTTCTTCGGTACTTACTGACACAAGTTGGTGTTGATTCATTCCAGTGGACTGCGTGACCATCGCTACGTTTGGTGATAATACATTGAACGACACTAGCTCCGACCATTTCATATCCAGGATCACAGTAAAACTTAACAACATCACCAAACTTGAACCACTCGCTTAAACGTATTCCGTTTGTTGGGACGCCAGGATCCTCACACTCTCCAAGATTAACTGTCAAGATAAAGGTAAATAATAACAAGGAAAATAAAGCAGATCATGATACCAGCTAAGAAACTAAATCTTGATTGGATAGATAGAGCAAAGAAATTATTGATGACCGATTACCTCAAGGATGGAAGTCATGCACGATCTATCGACTGAgctttttaaatttatcattgGAACCGACCGCTGTTATCTATTTCTGTTTGGTGGCGCTATTCGCAATTCACTATCATTTGTATACCGTTTGACAGACGTTCGCACCCGATCCCCCCAATTCGGAAAGCAttcgaaaaacaaaaataacagaaatgagaaaaacaattaattaactttatttTACGTTTTGTAACGAAGAGTTCTTCGTATTAATctaaaaaataatttaacaaaGCTTTTTCAAATATTCTGTCATTGAGATAAATAATATGCTTCTTGTGATCTCTCTTTTATAGTAAAGCATATTACTACTGAACCAATCATAATAGTGAAATGTTTGTGTAAACGTCTGTGTTACATAGCACAGCCATGCCGGGGAAAGGGTGAATGTGAACTGAAATATCTGTAATagccacccccctctcccctccctcccactccccAACATGTGTACCCGTTCCTTATCGTTGCGTTTGCTCTTAGCTTTTAGACAAAACCCTGATTccaactttcagtatgcaattCATTCTCATCAACTAAGAAACTTTGAAGTTGCCAATACATATAATGACTAAGTCTAAAACTAAATTAATGCTGTTTTTAATGATAAATGTATGATTTGAAATTTACCATCAAATACGGAGATACTGTCGTGGTCGCCCGTTCTCGTTCCTCCACAAATCTGCCGCTCATTTCCAGAACACGGTTTCTGACAACTTGCATCGGGATATTTAGAATGACCCGTAATGACGTCACGAGAATCGCCGCAATAACACTCCCCTCCATTTTTCAGTCCTATGATAGGATGTGAGATTTCGGAACAAAATTCTTTGCAACTTTCAATTGTCAGAGACGACGAAATAAAGTAATCCTCTTGCAGGAAAGAATGAAAAATCCCTCTTTCGTCATTGAAACAACCGATGTAGGAAGGATCTGCAAAAAAAACATGACGTCATGGTCACGAagaaaagtctttgttaatCAATGATTGAATAGGTATTTAGGGGCGCAACATGGTAAGAATAGGTTAGAAACCCATCCTACCCTTCCccctcaacccccctccccccccctcacacgACTCGACCTACAAGTCTTCAAAGTAATGCAAACTAACCGACCCATATACTGTTACTCATTGTCTGTAACTTATCCCTGTGCACCCCTTCCCTTTCTTAAAATGAAACgaactgtaggcctactttagTTCAgacatattttacttttatagCAGTTGCGCAAACCTTAGTAGACTAATTACCTTAAACGAATTGGGAACGAAGTTGGTATTATCATTGCGGAGGATAAATTTGCTACTAAATGCAGTTTTTGTTTTAGAAAAAGAAACCTTCCATGAGTTCGCACGAACATTGCCCGGCTCTTGAAGAGAAAAGCGTTTCTGAATGTATTAACACGGTATATACTCCATAAACGGAATTGATGAACATAAAAAAATACCTTGACAAATCACCCCAACGACGTCATTACAAGGGTAAGTCGGTTGATAGTGGCATTGACCAAGTTTCCTTTCCGCTGTAAATACAACCACAAATCAAATATCAATGCACTTGCTTTTATGTCCCATTCCTTCCCTTTCAGGTAAAATTTCCAGTTAGTAAATATAGCACGATTTAAAGGTCAAGCGACACGTAAACTTGACTttgcataatattaaacttaacaattcttaCATTAACAAAAACCCAACACCGCGATTTTTTCCCGtctccaaaggggtagaaatcggtaaaaaagtactattacgtaatagattcagtgacgtcacggggggagcgcagaagagtgcaaactgtatatgttctgcgcagtgcattgggtatggagaaatctcaaacttctcgaaaatattaccttcttcagcagtctgttacaagaaagttaagatttggattaagatgaaaaatcacaaattgatacataagacatcgaacaaaacatccattgacttcttttttcataaattccttgcattttcttcctatcaagcaacaaaaaactccgcaaaaatcggctagattgactcgttcagggaaagccgaaaacaaatgacgtcatttgtttaccaagtcgAAAGTGAATGATATCGTCGCATACGATATTGCTACCACATACAGTTTCTATACACGCACTGCACTGTAgtacgcatatatacacagcacagcatagcTTATACATATCGCGAAATGGCTGCCGCTGGCATTGACACACAGTATTTAGATAGCAACGGCGAAGAAGTAAGGGAAATGGAGGACATGGTGGACGATCGTGGGGAAGTTATTCCCTAtatgttcgaaccggagaccagcGAAGAGGAAGCGGGATCGGACAGCGATGTCGAAATTGATCGTCTTGACGGAATATAACGGTAACGTTACGCCAAGCGCACTATACTTTATATAGGATAGTTGTGTCACTAGTTAGGCCTAGAACCgataaatgtttcctaactttgctcatacacttagctagccaatttgttgatggggcagcaaaattaacatgaatgtGCGGTCGAGTAAAGTTAAGGAAGTTACTATTTCCTTAAACGTTGTGGCTATTCGCACGAACGTAATCGTGCGAATAACATTGACTATTAGCACGCATGTAACTTGACCAATGGGCGCTCGTGGTTGATGTAACCAATGAACTGTCCTGATATGTGCTGGCCGGGAGGGATGAACAGGACATCGATGGACGATAACACAGCAGTGCATGACAATGGAACAGGAATTTGATAACTATGGGGATTTTCAGGGTTATGTTCAAAGGATATGgatactttttctatttttgtaataaaggaTTCCAAAACCGTTGAAGCAGCAAACAAGCGACTAGATGAATTAAGTTCATCATATTCCTTATGCATTTTAAGAAAGTTTTGCAACAaatcttttctgaaatattccaaCCAAATCTTTAATTATTTCTCTGAATTTTCCCAGAATTGATCACATCTTTGATTCCTctcatattttacagatttggctattgattttgaaaaagataaccTTTTTTTGAGaatcagcaaattttcatcGACCAAAATCTTCAGGGGGGCAAGGGGGGGCAAATCGACCGTGCACACTGTGGTTGGGGCCATGGTTTACCTTCCCCGCCTACTCAGTGCTTTTCTAATCACTACATTCTAACATGCCTACTTATACCCACATACACGTTCGTGCGAATAGCAATCCTTATTGGCACGCTTTCGTGTGTAAAGTCACTGTCTATAAGCACGAGCATGTTCGTGCGAATATCGATGCTTATTGGTACGTCAACGTAACAATAACGGTTGTTATTGGCACGTGCACGTGCCAATAGACACGACCTTCCTTAAAAGTTGTGGCAGCACATGCCCCAGGAACATGTCACACAGACATGTTTCATTTGGTTAGTAGATTGAAGGAGCCAATTGGAAGAGTGTACAACAAATTCAGAGGTGGCCTATTATTAATTTCCTAGCAGTTGTAGGCCTAGTGGCAAATTAGTGAAGTTACCACAAAtcagggaaagggtgggggggggagggagaaggtggcacctcacaccagctttttgtcatttctgcttgagctaatttcataaccagattttctcaatctagggaatggattcagaagtgggaaagagttggaaacgaggcctgttttattttcctttgcagcaTTGTCCCAACAGAGGCAAGACTTCTAAGAAGAGGCTACCCCTTCCTTACTAGTGATGTTACTTGTAAGGAGCTTCAACAGTAGATTGCCCTTCAGAGGTGccccttttctattttgacatgttagtacagtatgccccaataattgaggttggtatgaagtcattgaattggctctttattatttgaactggtttgtattgtttacaggtGTCATTGTGGCCAATGTGCTCTGATGCCTACAGCAAGGGAGTGTAGATGCTGCAGCGAAATAGATAAGGActgtgatggatgaagaaggtgctgcatgcatcaccttacacccaggttttgaagctatgtgcctgaacccattgtttcttcagacagcctactacatgtaccgtcaacagtatggtggacgtgcacaggaaaacaggatccaagagtaagtatagaatacattatttttgttgtatacctttattcattgctctgacctgctgttgaaagatgtaacaatacagagggtgtattcatagtttagttttgtttcgttgtgaaaggaataacattaagatatagatttgatcaagaaaatttctgcaccatgttcaaaacctgcttctgattaggtcattttgaccaaaaactGGTGTAATGCTCTTGAGGTTAACCCTTATCATGCTGACTGACATAGTAATCATTAACACTGAGCCATGGAACCAAATGCCACAAAAAAATGTCCACCATGCTTGTGCAcgatccatttacaaattttagtccccgagatgatgacaatgatcagtttgtataaatggcatagctaggcttactttaggggaggcagatttaggggccaagcaaattctgaaaatcatatagaaatttattttaaaattgacgtccccagatggctaccaagcttttgtgtgtcttcatcttttatagctggttttcatatgatta
This window of the Apostichopus japonicus isolate 1M-3 chromosome 9, ASM3797524v1, whole genome shotgun sequence genome carries:
- the LOC139973532 gene encoding uncharacterized protein isoform X1, with the protein product MICLTLFVILWNLLVMSSDGQHIGDVQLVGGSVPHEGRMELYLGARGWFTTCDVTWTILDATVVCRQLGYPGVAFATLGAEFGRSTEKHLLARTWNCTGSERKLGQCHYQPTYPCNDVVGVICQDPSYIGCFNDERGIFHSFLQEDYFISSSLTIESCKEFCSEISHPIIGLKNGGECYCGDSRDVITGHSKYPDASCQKPCSGNERQICGGTRTGDHDSISVFDVNLGECEDPGVPTNGIRLSEWFKFGDVVKFYCDPGYEMVGASVVQCIITKRSDGHAVHWNESTPTCVKIPQRTTVTMTTATSTTPKRPTQKLTPAATFKILSQTTTKPITPLTTSSVITSKPVVHTTTVLVTTVAPTKSKLATTIASSSTISVPAITEERNQSTDGSVIPSGGPSEDTTKPTNMKTQSILSSEKSRSPFTGNDVDLLTEGDITYFTELFDEQTEILQNDEVPKNGLFGLPEHLTILVGVAGIFVVCLMSTILISITKKIICRKRRAYHSINIERRLSEETNPDGAYVYEPLTESGLYSKPLRSSLRRGFKRLSRRPWSDLDQDGDSDEAL
- the LOC139973532 gene encoding uncharacterized protein isoform X2; the protein is MICLTLFVILWNLLVMSSDGQHIGDVQLVGGSVPHEGRMELYLGARGWFTTCDVTWTILDATVVCRQLGYPGVAFATLGAEFGRSTEKHLLARTWNCTGSERKLGQCHYQPTYPCNDVVGVICQDPSYIGCFNDERGIFHSFLQEDYFISSSLTIESCKEFCSEISHPIIGLKNGGECYCGDSRDVITGHSKYPDASCQKPCSGNERQICGGTRTGDHDSISVFDVNLGECEDPGVPTNGIRLSEWFKFGDVVKFYCDPGYEMVGASVVQCIITKRSDGHAVHWNESTPTCVKERNQSTDGSVIPSGGPSEDTTKPTNMKTQSILSSEKSRSPFTGNDVDLLTEGDITYFTELFDEQTEILQNDEVPKNGLFGLPEHLTILVGVAGIFVVCLMSTILISITKKIICRKRRAYHSINIERRLSEETNPDGAYVYEPLTESGLYSKPLRSSLRRGFKRLSRRPWSDLDQDGDSDEAL